Proteins from a genomic interval of Lycium ferocissimum isolate CSIRO_LF1 chromosome 2, AGI_CSIRO_Lferr_CH_V1, whole genome shotgun sequence:
- the LOC132047165 gene encoding NADH dehydrogenase [ubiquinone] flavoprotein 1, mitochondrial — MFFSQAPIKGLLSLQRTALAQRSGERWGLHGRLFSTQAASTAGTPQPTPPPPPPEKTHFGGLKDEDRIFTNLYGLHDPYLKGAMKRGDWYRTKDLVIKGSDWIVNEMKKSGLRGRGGAGFPSGLKWSFMPKTTDGRPSYLVVNADESEPGTCKDREIMRHDPHKLLEGCLIAGVGMRARAAYIYIRGEYVNERLSLAKARKEAYEAGLLGKNACGSGYDFDVYIHFGAGAYICGEETALLESLEGKQGKPRLKPPFPANAGLYGCPTTVTNVETVAVSPTILRRGPEWFSSFGRKNNAGTKLFCISGHVNRPCTVEEEMSIPLKELLERHCGGVRGGWDNLLAVIPGGSSVPLLPKNVCEDVLMDFDALKAVQSGLGTAAVIVMDKSTDIVDAIARLSYFYKHESCGQCTPCREGTGWLWMIMERMKVGNAKLEEIDMLQEVTKQIEGHTICALGDAAAWPVQGLIRHFRPELERRIREHADRELQQAAAA; from the coding sequence ATGTTCTTCTCACAGGCACCTATAAAGGGCCTTCTTTCTCTGCAAAGGACTGCATTAGCTCAGCGTTCTGGTGAAAGATGGGGCCTACATGGTAGGTTATTTAGCACTCAGGCTGCATCAACTGCTGGCACTCCCCAACctacaccaccaccaccacctcctGAGAAGACACACTTTGGCGGCCTTAAAGATGAGGATCGTATTTTCACAAATCTCTACGGATTGCATGACCCTTACCTCAAAGGTGCCATGAAGCGAGGAGATTGGTACAGAACAAAAGATCTTGTCATCAAGGGTTCTGACTGGATTGTGAATGAAATGAAGAAATCTGGTCTTCGAGGACGTGGTGGTGCTGGTTTTCCATCTGGTCTCAAATGGTCCTTCATGCCAAAGACAACAGATGGCCGTCCTTCATATCTTGTTGTCAATGCTGATGAAAGTGAACCTGGAACCTGTAAAGACAGGGAAATCATGAGACATGACCCACACAAGTTGTTGGAAGGTTGTCTGATTGCTGGAGTGGGGATGAGGGCTAGAGCTGCTTATATTTATATCAGGGGAGAGTATGTGAATGAAAGGTTGAGCCTTGCGAAGGCTAGGAAAGAAGCCTACGAAGCTGGATTGTTGGGGAAAAATGCTTGTGGATCTGGTTATGATTTCgatgtatatattcattttgGTGCTGGTGCCTATATTTGTGGTGAAGAGACAGCTCTTCTGGAGAGCCTTGAGGGCAAACAAGGCAAACCAAGACTGAAGCCTCCATTTCCAGCTAATGCGGGACTATATGGATGTCCAACAACTGTCACTAATGTTGAAACTGTAGCTGTTTCACCAACCATCTTAAGGCGTGGGCCAGAGTGGTTTTCTAGTTTTGGCCGGAAGAACAATGCAGGGACAAAGCTGTTTTGCATCTCAGGCCATGTAAACAGGCCCTGCACAGTGGAAGAGGAAATGAGTATTCCATTGAAGGAGCTGTTAGAAAGGCACTGTGGCGGTGTTCGTGGAGGATGGGACAATTTGCTTGCTGTAATACCAGGAGGTTCATCTGTTCCATTGCTTCCCAAGAACGTGTGTGAGGATGTACTAATGGATTTTGATGCACTCAAAGCTGTGCAGTCAGGGTTGGGGACTGCTGCTGTAATTGTCATGGACAAGTCAACTGATATTGTAGATGCAATTGCAAGGCTCTCGTACTTCTATAAGCACGAGAGCTGTGGTCAATGCACACCATGTAGGGAAGGCACAGGGTGGCTTTGGATGATCATGGAAAGAATGAAGGTTGGCAATGCAAAGTTGGAAGAGATTGACATGCTCCAAGAGGTGACGAAACAGATTGAAGGGCATACCATTTGTGCCTTGGGTGACGCTGCTGCTTGGCCAGTGCAGGGTCTTATTAGGCACTTTAGACCAGAGCTAGAAAGGAGGATCAGGGAGCACGCAGATAGGGAGCTACAACAGGCTGCTGCTGCTTGA